In one Culex quinquefasciatus strain JHB chromosome 2, VPISU_Cqui_1.0_pri_paternal, whole genome shotgun sequence genomic region, the following are encoded:
- the LOC6037985 gene encoding uncharacterized protein LOC6037985: MDGPEFEIRICRFCLRSSAEEEELVNVCEDVELAFKIMACLSLEVDPEDGLPATICAECLKLMEKLALFRDQCGRAELLLRASKHSKVPLLEKFERVRFDSEERRAVGVDVGVQVEELVCEEPVASDAGGVDDVFSVEQFRLDLDDEGWQLADEPDDELLVDLTRDLYGEEDAGGTKVCEDVHKNEEQVQPEEEPISIQENTVSNSEILDISDESRSTSPSPSEHSDSSSLDTCSFVSNKELRERMEEMLLADDLEQAQSIDGSETRSLVTGFDVDSPRKSPSLEIFDLTSSPEPARIDSPRPKTPQPSFAEAMRMLAVSPETPSKSASSKHNWSTILNRNKVVPQTPRAEDDEDPLESQLRQIAGMPDTPASPDPDTPASPDLDTIFGEYDPISDGEDQPLDIYAGCEPISDEDTVVADRNMATTPKKPIAIPDDAATPEEIFDCDLCDKFYPRLTLLETHYRTYHTSPQNRSGGARMSIVIDNPTRKCPKCGEMVHKASFWAHKKSHNGGERQLINYDRADVTI, from the coding sequence ATGGATGGTCCAGAGTTTGAGATTAGGATTTGTAGATTTTGTCTACGGTCCTcggcggaggaggaggagttGGTGAACGTTTGTGAGGATGTGGAGTTGGCGTTCAAGATCATGGCGTGTTTGAGTTTGGAGGTCGATCCCGAGGACGGACTTCCGGCGACGATCTGCGCCGAGTGTTTGAAGTTGATGGAGAAGTTGGCGCTGTTCAGGGATCAGTGTGGAAGGGCGGAGCTGTTGTTGAGGGCCTCAAAGCATAGTAAGGTGCCGCTGTTGGAAAAGTTTGAGCGGGTGAGATTTGATAGTGAGGAGCGACGGGCTGTTGGAGTTGATGTGGGTGTTCAAGTGGAGGAGTTGGTGTGTGAAGAACCCGTGGCGAgtgatgctggtggtgttgatgaTGTCTTTTCGGTGGAGCAGTTCCGTTTGGATCTGGATGACGAAGGTTGGCAACTGGCGGATGAACCTGACGACGAGCTGTTGGTTGACTTGACGCGGGACTTGTACGGTGAAGAAGATGCTGGTGGTACTAAGGTTTGTGAAGATGTGCACAAGAACGAGGAGCAGGTTCAACCTGAAGAGGAGCCAATCAGCATTCAGGAGAATACTGTATCAAATTCTGAAATATTGGACATCTCCGACGAAAGTCGATCgacaagtccaagtccaagtgaGCACTCGGATTCTTCTTCCCTGGACACGTGCAGTTTTGTGTCGAACAAAGAACTTCGCGAACGAATGGAAGAAATGCTACTAGCTGACGATCTTGAGCAAGCTCAATCTATCGATGGAAGCGAAACGCGTAGTTTGGTGACTGGCTTCGACGTAGACAGTCCACGGAAGTCGCCATCATTGGAAATCTTCGATCTAACGAGCTCACCAGAACCAGCACGAATCGACTCTCCTAGGCCAAAGACACCCCAGCCAAGCTTCGCGGAAGCGATGCGAATGCTGGCAGTATCTCCCGAAACACCCAGCAAGTCCGCTTCATCCAAGCATAACTGGAGCACAATCCTCAACCGGAACAAGGTAGTTCCACAAACCCCAAGAGCCGAAGACGATGAAGACCCCCTCGAATCCCAGCTTCGCCAAATCGCTGGAATGCCGGACACCCCCGCTTCCCCCGATCCGGATACCCCCGCCTCTCCAGATCTGGACACCATCTTCGGCGAGTACGACCCAATATCCGACGGCGAAGATCAACCGCTGGACATCTACGCGGGATGCGAACCAATTTCGGACGAAGACACCGTAGTGGCAGATCGCAACATGGCGACGACCCCCAAGAAACCCATCGCGATCCCGGATGATGCCGCCACCCCGGAGGAGATCTTCGACTGCGACCTGTGCGACAAGTTCTACCCGAGGTTGACGCTGCTGGAGACGCACTACCGGACGTACCACACGTCGCCGCAGAATCGAAGTGGTGGCGCTAGGATGTCCATCGTGATCGATAACCCCACGCGGAAGTGTCCCAAGTGCGGCGAGATGGTGCACAAGGCGTCGTTTTGGGCGCACAAGAAGTCGCACAATGGTGGGGAGCGGCAGCTGATTAATTACGATAGGGCGGATGTGACGATTTGA